In a genomic window of Phaenicophaeus curvirostris isolate KB17595 chromosome Z, BPBGC_Pcur_1.0, whole genome shotgun sequence:
- the ARK2N gene encoding protein ARK2N isoform X2: MKMEAVGKAEELVDSEVPPKTSEKEDTAPDEDRPIELETQTQKDNVSAAADSAVLSSMPCLLMELRRDSSESQLASTESDKPTGGRVYESDSSNHCMLSPSSSGHLADSDTLSSTEENEPCQAEAPVEGDPSAVSGAAVGRKSRRSRSESETSTMAAKKNRQSSDKQNGRVTKVKGHRSQKHKERIRLLRQKREAAARKKYNLLQDSSTSDSDLTCDSSTSSSDDDEEVSGSSKTITAEIPAGFSRAGGSGGATREIPGLLDRGTVWDRNCIGNVLEEAMNCFAEMQRQTEEKFRMWIEKLTRLDTDEESKQQLEPREPKIQLVGQRISPTTQSGAFIQMPDSQVLPQQSFNSYGGYQNVDAALEFPATFNNNFPPIFPENGNIAEPDLNQS, translated from the exons ATGAAGATGGAGGCAgtgggaaaagcagaagaaCTTGTTGATTCAGAAGTCCCACCAAAGACTTCTGAAAAGGAAGACACTGCTCCGGATGAAGACAGACCTATAGAACTGGAGACACAAACTCAGAAAGACAACGTGTCCGCTGCAGCAGACTCTGCAGTCCTCTCTTCCATGCCTTGCTTGCTGATGGAACTGAGGCGAGACTCCTCGGAGTCTCAGCTGGCATCTACAGAAAGTGATAAGCCAACTGGTGGTCGAGTTTACGAGAGTGACTCTTCTAATCATTGCAtgctttccccttcttccaGTGGGCATTTGGCTGACTCAGACACTTTGTCTTCCACAGAAGAGAATGAACCCTGTCAGGCTGAAGCTCCTGTAGAGGGAGACCCTTCTGCAGTGTCTGGGGCTGCAGTTGGGAGGAAATCCAGACGATCCAGGTCCGAAAGTGAAACTTCAACAATGGCTGCCAAGAAAAACCGACAGTCTAGTGATAAGCAGAACGGTCGAGTTACCAAGGTAAAAGGTCATCGAAGccaaaagcacaaagaaagaatTCGGCTGTTAAGACAGAAACGGGAGGCAGCTGCTCGCAAGAAATATAACCTGCTGCAGGACAGCAGTACCAGTGACAGCGACCTGACGTGTGACTCGAGCACCAGTTCATCAGATGATGATGAAGAGGTTTCAGGGAGCAGCAAGACAATCACTGCAGAGATACCAG CTGGCTTCAGTCGTGCTGGGGGATCTGGAGGAGCGACCAGGGAAATTCCAGGATTGCTTGACAGGGGCACCGTGTGGGATAGGAACTGCATAGGCAATGTCCTGGAAGAGGCCATGAACTGCTTTGCCGAGATGCAGAGGCAGACAGAGGAGAAATTTCGCATGTGGATAGAAAAGCTAACCCGTCTTGACACGgatgaagaaagcaagcaaCAACTGGAGCCCAGGGAACCTAAAATTCAACTAGTTGGCCAAAGAATCTCCCCTACCACACAGTCAGGGGCTTTCATACAGATGCCTGATAGCCAAGTACTTCCACAGCAGTCGTTTAATTCTTATGGGGGCTATCAAAATGTTGATGCTGCGCTAGAGTTTCCAGCGACTTTTAATAACAATTTTCCGCCTATCTTTCCAGAGAATGGGAATATTGCAGAGCCTGATCTGAATCAATCataa